ACGGCCCGGAATGGTGATTCCTGCGTCCTCTGCCCCGATCCTTGCCCATCTCGATTCAAAATGCTCGTTTCAAAAGTTGTCGGCAAATGAAATCCACGTTTTGCAGCACATATGATGTGCCCATTCACAATAAGCTTGAAACGTTTTTTAGAGTGACCGCAAGTACcaaaactttgaaaaaaaagttttctaaAATGGTTTATATAGCTTGTTTGCATAACTTCATCAGCAAATATAcgaaaaattttatttgttgcatgattaaaataattataagataaattctattatttttaaaaataaaacatctgTTAGTATATTTTAATCATTCACTCTCCagtattatttggtatttatCGCATGCCTGCTCAAGTTCACACTGCATACATAACGTAACATTGTATTCAATACACAGAAGCATTGGAAATAAGTGTTAAATTTGAGAAAGAACCAAAATTAGTCAACGATTCATTCATTAGGTTTAGCCAAGGAAGTGACGAAATGTTGCCGCATATGAGCGCGGACGAGGCACAGCCGTCCATGACGCGAAAGGTTTACATCAATCCCAATTTCCAGATGCAAGGTCAAACGGCGCATCAGCTGCCCTTCCAAATGGCCTTCCAGGCGTTCCAGGCGCCACCGCAACCTCAGCTCCAGCCCGCGATCCACATCAATCCGCACTTCCTGCATCGCCAACGGGCCATGTACGAGCAATGCCAAcgggagcagcaggagcagcttaTGATGCAACAGGTTTCCGCCTCGTACTATCAACAGGATCCGCCAGTGCCAACGATTCCCTTAATGGCTacacctcctcctccgcccgCCAAGATCATAAGCAAAGCAAGCACCTGTCTCGTGCGCAAGCCACAAGTCAAGCCCAGTGCTTTGCCAGTGAAGCCCGCTGCTCCAGTACCTGTGTCCAGTGTTTCCAGCCTGGTGCAGCCTCCATTGGTAAGCATTTCCAAGCGGAAGATTGTGCGCCAAGGAGCTTTGAAAACAGCGCCAGCGGTTGCTGCCCCCCTTCCTCCTCCACCTGCCAAACGCACTAGATACAAATTAGTGCGTGCCATCTCACTTACCTGTACACCGCTGGTCAAGAAGCGTCGTCCTCTTCGCGAGTTTGTGGGACAGTACGCCCTGAGACGCACCAATGAAGCGCAGGCCACCAAAAAGTTGAGGTAATGAAACTCGGATACGACCGCTAGTGATAATCAAGCAACAGTCGACTCTGTAAGGCGGAGAAATGTGCATCAACTAACTTAACATTTATTACAGCTCCAAGCCGCAGGTGCTAAAGCTGGGCGTTAACAAATCCCTCTGCATGGTCAGCATACACGGCGTGATGTACAAGAAGATATCGAAAAACAAGATAACCAAGCTGGATGCCAGTTCCTCCGCAAGGGTAGCCAAAACGACGAGTCCCAGGACCTTGCAGCGTACGTTGTCTGGCAGAACCCTCTTCGTCAGCGGCAATAAGTTCATCCTAGATCCATCCGGCTGCCGCCTGACCAGAGTTCCACCCTCAGCAGCTGGTGCTGTCCAGAGTAGCGTAAATCGTAGCATTCTGCGGCGCATTGATATCGGTGGGCTTACCTACGTGGCGTCGCCAAAGGCACTGAATGTCTTTGTACGTACCACGAATCACGTATCGCGAGCTCACCTTATCACCGCCAAACAGAGAAGTCTTACGTTGCTCAACAAATCGTTGGTGAAGACCAATGTGCCTTGTGCCATCTTCCAGAAACTGGGCAAGTGCGCAGCTCACAATCGCGGCAAGTGCCGCAAACTGCACGATAAGCGGCAGGTCGCCATCTGTGTCAGGTTTGTCCTAGGCCAAGCGAGGAGTGCTAAACCTTCGATGGCGTTCAAGGTTCGAAGTTCCCAATGCGGTTTTCTTCTTAAATTCTTTCACTTGCAGCTTTCTGCGCGGCGAATGCACCAAGCCCGAATGCCTGCTGTCCCATAATGTCACCCTGGAGAAGATGCCCGTCTGTCGGTACTATTTGCGTGGCGTTTGCGTTCGCGAGGATTGCCCGTACCTACACAAGAAGCTGAGCAGCAAGACCGAGATATGCATTGACTTTGTGCGCGGCTACTGTCCGCTGGCTGCCGAGGTAAATTGGTCTGGCACTTATTTCCGTTGATAAACCACTAACTCCAATTCTTTTTAAGTGCAACAAACGTCACGAGTTTGCCTGTCCCGAGTTGGAGCGCAAGGGCAAGTGCGAGTTGCCCAGGTGTGTGTTCTGTAAGAAGCCGCCATCGAAGCGGTTGATCAAGGTCAAGTCGCGTCCCAAACCGAGCTGTAAACCTGTCACCGTCCCGGATACCGCGAAAGAACCTACCACTGAGCAGGAGCTGCCCACCAGTTCACGGTACTTTGGGTCCCATAAGGAGCCGGCGGAGGCTATATTGACCACGAATGACGTGGAGCAGGAGGAACCTGAAGCGGATCaggcggaaacggaagctCCAGGCCCTCGACGACGTCCACAACTGGGAACTTTGCCCTCTTTTATTCCTTTAGGTGACGAAGAGGAATTGTAAGGCAATGCGAGGTGACTTGGATCCAACGTTCAGGTACAAATTAATTCGGTTAAGTATCGTTTTAGCGTTTATTCTAAGATTTAACTTTAGTAGTTTACCTTcgatttttaataaaatactCAATAAAGACAAATTTACTTgcgtaaaaataaacaaaacctGTAGTTTTTGGGCTGGATATTTGTAACGTTTTAATGCTCGATTTTAGCTTAAGATCGTTGGTAAAATGCATCAATGTTTTTTTCGGTGTATCAAACCATCTGGCAACATGCCGATCGTGCAGTGTGACCAGGCAGCACCACTTGTTATTGGATTTTGTGGCGCCACATAGCTGTGTACCTGTTTTCAAGCCGCTCTCTCGATTTGAGCCACGATTTTCTCGCCACAGTTGAATTTTGCATGCGGCTCGTACAACATCTGAACAACAAACGCGGATTCCGTCtcgagcaacaacaaaaacagtgagtgtgtgtgttggtgttcgtgtgtgagtgtgcgtaGCGGTGGATGTTGCAAATTTATTGCTCACcaggccaaaaagaaaagcgaaatgTTCGTGCAGTTGCTGAAAAATGCGGTCCAAAAACTTGGAAGATTTGCGGCAAATGGCCTTTGAACTCGACCACTGGCTTTGACATCTGTTCGCGATCGGGAATTTTCGAAACTCTCCTGCTCTCACTGTCCCTTAGTCGCTCTTTCGCTGTTTCGCTGTTTCGCTTTGGTGCAGAAAACCTGGCCAAAACCATTTTCCAACCGAATTTTTTGTTCAATTGTGCACTTGTGGCTGTTGGTACATTTTTTCCGATACGTTCTCGCTTTGGTGCATTCCTAAGTAAATGCTACTAATAACAAGaggaaaaaaagagaaaaaaaaggaaggcAATCCGAAGATTGGCCGAAGAGGTGAAAAAAGTTGCCTGACTTGTTTGACCCGCGTTTGTGTTCcagtgtgtgtggttgtgtgtgtgcgtgtgtgtgtgtgagtgcgactTCTCCTTCTGCTTTTTCCTCTTCTTCGGAttcttgttgttggccaaGCCGTATTCTACATAAATTACTAACCAAAATGACACCAAAGAGccatataaatgtatttttaatttatgcaaccTCCTCCGCCAAGCTGCATAAATCTGTAAAGTTATATAATGTGCAGCCAAAGGTTGcgaaaaataagcaaataagtGTTGCATATATAAGCCATTAATCATTTTGAGTgcgaaattattttgaaaaccGTTCGTTACTCATTATTATTGACCCATTATCAACTTAATCGTTGAAAAATCGCCATCAAGTTTGCTCTAATTTCGTATAATTACCATTTTATGAGCCACATTTTCACCCATTACATTAATTCAATATAATTCAGCGGCAGCCTGTGATAAAACAAAGCGAGAAACAATAAAAAGGGGAAAAGAGAGTGGAGAACAAAGCAGAGATTTCCAGTCTCCAGCCACATTCCATGGTGAGCATGAATCCCCATAAATTCCCAAAGAAAGTCTTAACCGAAAATGCTTAAACTTGAAATTTATGTGACAATGGCATTAGGAATTCGAATCTCCAGCAcgaaataattatattagattttattttcatttaataatttgcataattggGGCCTCGTTGGGATCGCAATGGGATACCTTGGGATCTTCCTCATCGCGGTGGGTCGTGCAGTCGGACTAACGGTGCCGTGTAGGGGTTACTTTTTGGTCGGATTTTACTACAATGACTTTTAACATGCATCGTAGCACGACAccataaaaaaataatgatgCTCATCTTTTTTAGTTTTCGGACTGCATATTTTATCTTAAttggcttttcttttaaaGCTATAATTGTATTTAGGCTTATATCGTAATGTGAATTTTATGTTgaacttttaaaattattgtagtaattttattaattatttgctGGTTTTAATACAGCCTAGATATTTGTTCCCGAATtctaattttaaaatcaaGGTCAAGTTAGTTAAAACTAACCTATACTACTTCTATCATGCAGCACAGAACAATGCTGAAAGTATTTTCCATACCATTTTATTGAAATGGAGTTccaaggaaaaacaaaagacttaggacACGAACTTGCGCTGGGTGGGCTGTGTTGGCCATAGAGTGGTAATGGGGCTAACGGTGTCCCAATGCCGGGAAGGAAGAGGAAGAGCCGGCCACTTTCTAGTCGAACTCGGTGCGCTTTAGTCTAATGATGTCAATTACATCGTGCCACTCGCATTTGCGGGCAACAAATGCATGCCTTGCTTATAAGGCGGCAACAATGCGGCTTGCCACAGaaacaactgcaactgcaacaagtGGCTGCGACTTTGGCATCATTAAAATTGCTTTTCGTTTGGCCAGCCTGCATCTTTCTTCTCCTTCGTCCGCCTTGTTTCCTTTTTCTATTCAATGCTGTTTTCATGTTGTGGCAACTGGAAAATATGTATCTGCAGTCGTGTGTTTCCTTGCCAGCCAGcaattttaatgagtttttcaGAAATTGTACAGCATGCCAGTTACGGCTGCGAAAACGCTATGCCtacgaaacaaaaaacataaacaccTTTTAGACGCAACACATCTCATGTTGTGTGATTAATTTTGTTGCCGATTTGTCCGTTAACAAGTGTCCGATGTGTGGAAAAAGACGCGGCCATTTAGGGGGGAAAGTGACAACGATCAAAACCCTGGGAAATTTTGTTGGCTACAGTTTTCGGTTTCAGGGAAAGTGCCgtaaatcaaaacaaaaaatttacaattatTATGGTTTCCGTAGACAAATGACTAATATCAAGAAACTTCTGATTTATtgaattcattaaatttatgttgatTCCCTATACTTATGATAagtacattttgtatatatttatgcacAAAGGCATCCCACCAGTTGCCCTTAATCGCAAAATgtaataaacataataatttatgaCTCAATTTCTGCACTGAGAACGCTCCAAATATATTTTTCGCCCTTTGCGGGCAAAGGAAAAgcatcgaaaaaaaaaatctttacCAAAATCGGTGCTGTCACGCCCACGTTTCATGCTCGGGGGTTTAATGGGACAGAATTTGGGGAAGGGACAGGACTGAGGCCTCTTTACGCCCAATTTGTCACACATTTCAACAGGTTACGAGATGGCTGAATCGGAGGAGGGGCATTGGGATGCAGTTGGTGCCGGAGCAGGGGCATTATCATCAAAAACCGTCCGAAGAAGACGttgacgatgacgatgaacGCGGTCTGGCAGGAGGCCCTTAACGCGGATCAGGAGtttgggtatgggtatgggtatgggtatgggtatggtATATGGGTCTGGGTAGGCGTTGTGGTGTGGAATATTTTGGGGCATACCTGGCGGGTCTCATGAAGCGTGAGGAATTTCTCCGATGCCCTCCTCCCCTTTCCGCGCCGTTCCAGTTCCTGATCGATTTCGTTTGGTGGTGTTCCTTGTTGTCCTTTCTAAGtgaaaaattatgcaaaaatgtttCACTTTAATAGCGGAAATCATTTATAGAAGTTGTAATAAACTCGCAGCATACCCGCTGCCCCCTTTGCAGCATCTGAACCATTGGTGGTCATGTTATTTTTTTCGGTTGATGCCGACGATCCCTCCTTCTCATCCATGTTGCCCAGGGCTGAGTTTTGTGCTCGTTAAACGACCGCCAACGTAGCCAAATGCAAGATTGTTGCAACACTTTGTTACTGTGACAGTGGCCTGGCCAGAAAGCGGGGTGTTGGTGATGGAGGAGATGGAGGTGGTGCTGGTGACGGTGGAGTTGATGCTGGCCCCTGCAAAGGAGCCTAAGTTAAGGCGAATTTAGTCAACGCTAATGACCTGACAAAAGGAATCCAAAGCGATTcttgttggtgctgctgtcGTGGTGTTTGTTGACTTTTGGCGCAAATAAACTGTAAGGGTTCATTAGCTACAAAAAGAGATAAAATACAACGCATTACTCCTTGTTTGGAGCCATACAAAAGGATACCCTATTCAAATGATGTTCCAAAacagcaaaatatttgtttcgTTAACTTTTtacttgcaaaaaaaaactttctaTGACTTTATTTCCACGCACCTTAAAGAAATCACAAAAGACTTAAGGCACGAACTTGTCAGTTTTACAGGCAAAAAGTAACAGAAAACATAATCGACAGCGAAAAATTCGCCCATACGGATCCCTAGGTATCATAATCTAGCTTGTacagaaaaaccaaaacactGGCACATAAAAAGCTGGCACCAAGTACAATTATAAAACCATTAAGGCATCTAAATTATCCCATTTGCTATGAAACCGGGCGTCACAGCCGGACATTAAAACGCAGCAAAAACGAATGATAATtgtgccaaaaacaaacaaaaaaaataaagaaagaaatggCGAGCAggtaaaaacaacaacttgaaccaataaaagtaataaaagCGAACTGTTACAAGTGCCGCCACACAGACGCTGACCAATTGATAAGCGCTTTATGACAACCACCTGAATGCATTACGGTTTATGACAATTTTTTATGCCTACTTGTGGGCAGTTTTGTCGACGATAGCAGCGAATTGAGAGCACAGcaatggccataaaaatatagCAGAGCGGACAATAATTGCCGGTGGTCAGTGCATTGTGCACTGAATAAAATTTGATTGTTGAAATTCCAAGCCCGCGCGACTCACTCATTACAATTCCATGCGAGCTGCACTGAATAATCAATTCAGCGGGGGGAACGCACCTTTCCAGGGATTCATGGATCCATGGTGACTGCGGTTTTCCTACGCCTGTCACTCAAGTCACTCTTGTTACAAGGCCTAACATTTCAATTAGGGCCGTGTATCTGTGCATCTGTGTATCTATGGCTTCTGCCCACCAACGGAAGCCCATTAAAAGACACGACGCACCATTGCCGCATGGTGAATGTATGAAATCACATCACTTTGGAGCCTGGGAGCTTCCGCCTATGAAGAACGCCTTAATTGATTTCGGTGCTTTTTAATTGCAGTCTCTTGTTTGCTTTTCGCAACTTTCTCTCTAGAAGGTGAGCCAATTAAATGATAACAAATTCGAAGGGAAGAGGCGGTTTTTCAATTCCGATGCTGTTGATAGGCAGGCGCCGCTGGCAAGTGAATGGCGCAATCAGAATCTCGCAACCCAAAGCCGACACCCAAACGCAAAAACCAAAGTGGAAACAGAGTTCTCACCGAAGTTGAGGCCACTGTGCGCCACGGCTTGTCTGTTTTCTGTGGGGGGAATTTCAGGGGAAGGGGGTCTGGGTATCGCAcaaatttatggccacatTCAATTGTCAAGTTTATGTGACTGCGGCTGAGGATCGGCCAATATTTGCATAAGAGGCGTCCCTTGATTCCCTAGAATTCCCCCAGCATTTGAAAGTCTCATTGTCAGGggctttttgcttttgtttcgctttattttctgtatttatATAGCTGCtctataaacaaaaaaacaccATTTACTCCTCTTTTGTTTGCAGAGATACGAAGATCAGAGGGCGACCTAATGATTCCTCGCTGGCACACAAATGACGAATTATGAGAACATTATAAATTTGCCATTAAACTTTAATGCAAATAATCACGCCGCTGGTAATAATGAGAACAATGCCAAAATTGCCATCGTTGGCGAGCAGCTGCTGAATAAGATGTCGCAGCGGGATTTCTCCGAGGTAAGTCGAAAGGCGAAATGAAATCgtattattgtttaattattgTATTTGACTGCGACCGTACCATACCAACTCAGCACCTCCCCTTGGCCCCAACTATCGAAAAACATGTTTGCCAGCCATGTATTTCCAGTTTGCAGTTCAAACACCATGACAATTATTTATGGCCTTCAAAAGTATAAAACTTAATCAGGCATTACGCGCGCCGAAAACTTTTTCAACAAAAAGCGATGAGATGAGGCAGTGGAAATGTATAAGAAAAAAGCGAGTCTGTGCTTTTTGAACAggaagaaaataaagaaaaaaaaacaatcagGGGCAATAATCAAAATGATGGCAAAATGATTTCAATGTTGATTAACTCAGCGGCAAGACTACAAAAGGGCTTAGCTACAAGGGccaaattaaacaaaagccCAGCCGAGCGGGGAgataaaaatgccaaaacgcAAAACCTCAAGCGATTGCGAATGGCTCTGACACTGACTccgactccaactccaactcctcTGACCCTGACTCCCATTCCCTGGGCCCTTTCATCATATTCCGCGCTGTCATGTCATGGgcaagaacaaaaaaaagatCCAACAACTTGAGGAACAGACGACAACGTCAACGATGTTGGATAAGTTTCAGACTCTGTCCCCGCAACGGACTCCAGACCAGAATTCGGAATCCAGGGATCAGGGAGTTGGGAGTCCAGCATCCAGATCGAGAC
This portion of the Drosophila santomea strain STO CAGO 1482 chromosome 3L, Prin_Dsan_1.1, whole genome shotgun sequence genome encodes:
- the LOC120449456 gene encoding zinc finger CCCH domain-containing protein 3 — translated: MLPHMSADEAQPSMTRKVYINPNFQMQGQTAHQLPFQMAFQAFQAPPQPQLQPAIHINPHFLHRQRAMYEQCQREQQEQLMMQQVSASYYQQDPPVPTIPLMATPPPPPAKIISKASTCLVRKPQVKPSALPVKPAAPVPVSSVSSLVQPPLVSISKRKIVRQGALKTAPAVAAPLPPPPAKRTRYKLVRAISLTCTPLVKKRRPLREFVGQYALRRTNEAQATKKLSSKPQVLKLGVNKSLCMVSIHGVMYKKISKNKITKLDASSSARVAKTTSPRTLQRTLSGRTLFVSGNKFILDPSGCRLTRVPPSAAGAVQSSVNRSILRRIDIGGLTYVASPKALNVFVRTTNHVSRAHLITAKQRSLTLLNKSLVKTNVPCAIFQKLGKCAAHNRGKCRKLHDKRQVAICVSFLRGECTKPECLLSHNVTLEKMPVCRYYLRGVCVREDCPYLHKKLSSKTEICIDFVRGYCPLAAECNKRHEFACPELERKGKCELPRCVFCKKPPSKRLIKVKSRPKPSCKPVTVPDTAKEPTTEQELPTSSRYFGSHKEPAEAILTTNDVEQEEPEADQAETEAPGPRRRPQLGTLPSFIPLGDEEEL